A genomic region of Leptospira bourretii contains the following coding sequences:
- a CDS encoding response regulator transcription factor — MKSISIGIIEDNVDFLQSLCGVLKQNSHLNLVTWNSAEDFWTNGQSREWDLLILDIGLPGMSGIDVLKTYHTVESRKSLVISALQTDDAIFSALRNGASGYIWKSELDSLPETIQTILEGGSVISPSIAAKVLLSFRKPQTFSDPSGVGVEVLTPRERQILELIVEGDNPNQIASLFGTTVGTVRQQIKAIYKKLQVNTRVQMLKKARQFGIF, encoded by the coding sequence ATGAAATCTATTTCCATCGGTATCATCGAAGACAATGTAGATTTTTTACAATCGTTATGCGGTGTCTTAAAACAAAATTCTCATCTAAATTTGGTTACTTGGAATTCAGCTGAAGATTTTTGGACGAATGGACAATCTAGGGAATGGGATTTGCTCATTTTGGACATTGGACTACCTGGTATGAGTGGAATTGATGTACTCAAAACTTACCATACAGTGGAATCGAGAAAAAGCCTTGTGATTTCCGCCTTACAAACGGATGACGCTATCTTTTCAGCACTTCGGAATGGAGCTTCTGGGTATATTTGGAAATCAGAGTTGGACTCTCTTCCAGAGACCATTCAAACCATTTTGGAAGGGGGAAGTGTGATTTCGCCTTCGATTGCCGCAAAAGTATTGTTAAGTTTTCGAAAACCTCAGACTTTTTCCGATCCTTCTGGGGTTGGCGTTGAAGTTCTCACTCCGAGAGAAAGACAAATTTTGGAACTGATTGTAGAAGGGGACAACCCAAACCAGATTGCTTCTTTATTTGGAACAACTGTTGGAACTGTCCGCCAACAAATCAAAGCCATCTACAAAAAACTTCAGGTGAATACTCGGGTGCAAATGCTAAAAAAAGCTCGCCAATTTGGAATTTTTTAA
- the meaB gene encoding methylmalonyl Co-A mutase-associated GTPase MeaB: METPNEDIGKKNQDSDIANPKSALSVNPGVADAPAISPYIRDQRKTLNRKEISVEELATGILSGNRTHLSKAITLVESNLEAHNDKAQAILELVMPKVGNSIRMGITGVPGVGKSTFIESFGSYLLEQNHKLAVLAIDPSSQRTKGSILGDKTRMEILSKSENAFIRPSPSSGSLGGVARKTRESMYLCEAAGFDTIIIETVGVGQSETQVHSMVDFFLLLMLAGAGDELQGIKRGIMEMADLIAINKADGPNEPFAMRARVEYESALHLFPAPESKWTPRATTCSGIGGKGIEEIWKLVLDYISTTKSNGYYVKNRENQTRMWFEETLREAVLEQFFMRPGKKEAILESETKLMSGQSTLLKEIKRLMD; the protein is encoded by the coding sequence ATGGAAACACCAAACGAGGACATTGGCAAAAAGAATCAGGATTCCGATATTGCGAATCCCAAATCGGCACTTTCTGTCAACCCCGGTGTCGCCGATGCCCCAGCCATTTCTCCTTACATCCGTGACCAAAGAAAAACTCTTAACCGCAAAGAAATCTCCGTAGAGGAACTAGCGACAGGAATTCTTTCTGGGAACCGCACCCATCTTTCCAAAGCCATCACTCTTGTAGAAAGTAATTTAGAAGCACATAACGACAAAGCCCAAGCCATCTTAGAGCTTGTGATGCCAAAAGTGGGAAATTCCATCCGGATGGGAATCACAGGTGTTCCCGGCGTTGGGAAGTCTACCTTTATTGAAAGTTTTGGAAGTTATCTCCTGGAACAAAACCATAAACTTGCGGTCCTTGCCATTGATCCCAGTAGCCAACGTACCAAAGGTTCCATCCTTGGTGATAAAACAAGGATGGAAATTCTTTCCAAATCAGAAAATGCCTTTATCCGGCCCTCACCTAGCAGTGGTTCTTTGGGAGGAGTTGCTAGAAAAACAAGAGAGTCCATGTATCTTTGTGAGGCAGCAGGGTTTGACACCATCATTATCGAAACTGTGGGAGTAGGACAATCCGAAACCCAAGTCCATTCCATGGTGGATTTCTTTTTATTACTCATGCTTGCCGGTGCCGGAGACGAACTCCAAGGGATCAAACGGGGAATTATGGAAATGGCTGACCTCATTGCTATCAATAAAGCGGACGGGCCCAATGAACCCTTTGCCATGCGGGCCCGGGTCGAATATGAATCGGCCCTCCACCTTTTCCCGGCTCCCGAATCCAAATGGACACCAAGGGCCACCACTTGTAGTGGGATCGGAGGAAAGGGAATCGAAGAAATCTGGAAGTTGGTTTTAGATTATATTTCGACTACAAAATCAAACGGGTATTATGTGAAGAATAGAGAAAACCAAACCCGGATGTGGTTTGAAGAAACTCTAAGAGAAGCGGTTTTAGAACAGTTTTTTATGCGCCCAGGAAAAAAAGAGGCCATCCTAGAATCGGAAACAAAGCTGATGTCGGGCCAATCCACACTCTTAAAAGAAATCAAACGTTTGATGGACTGA
- the scpA gene encoding methylmalonyl-CoA mutase, producing the protein MNKPNFSKIPLSFSSPQPDSKSISLWQTAEGISIQSRYAKTDLEGMEHLNYAAGIPPYLRGPYSTMYVNKPWTIRQYAGFSTAEESNAFYRRNLAAGQKGLSVAFDLATHRGYDSDHDRVVGDVGKAGVAIDSVLDMKILFDQIPLDQMSVSMTMNGAVIPVLAFYIVAAEEQGVSKDKLSGTIQNDILKEFMVRNTYIYPPKHSMKIIADIFGYTSKYMPKFNSISISGYHMQEAGATADLELAYTLADGWEYIKTGIASGLSVDEFAPRLSFFWAIGMNHFMEIAKMRAGRLLWAKIVNQFQPKSTKSLALRTHCQTSGWSLTEQDPFNNVGRTCIEAMAAALGHTQSLHTNALDEAIALPTDFSARIARNTQIYLQEETNIHRVIDPWGGSFYVEKLTNDLVHKAWALITEVQKLGGMAEAIETGIPKMRIEEASARKQARIDSGKDVIVGVNRFRLDKEAPLDILDIDNTAVRIAQIKRLEQMKKDRDNTAVEAALNAITKCAETGNGNLLELAVDAARKRASLGEISYAMEKVFGRYKAVIRSISGVYSSEISEDKGYIEARSLADEFAKLEGRRPRIMVAKMGQDGHDRGAKVISTSFADMGFDVDIGPLFQTPAEVAKQVVENDCHILGVSSLAAGHKTLVPQVIEELKKLGAEDVLVVVGGVIPAQDYDFLYKSGATAIFGPGTVISEAAKQILNILLGERRAA; encoded by the coding sequence ATGAACAAACCTAATTTTTCAAAAATCCCTCTTTCTTTCAGTTCTCCTCAGCCGGATTCCAAATCCATTTCGCTTTGGCAAACGGCAGAAGGGATCTCCATCCAATCTCGTTATGCGAAGACTGATTTGGAGGGAATGGAACACCTAAACTACGCGGCGGGAATCCCACCTTACTTACGGGGTCCCTATTCCACCATGTATGTGAATAAACCCTGGACCATCCGCCAATATGCCGGATTCTCCACAGCCGAAGAATCCAATGCCTTTTACCGAAGAAACTTAGCTGCTGGACAAAAGGGACTTTCCGTTGCCTTTGACCTTGCCACTCACCGTGGTTACGACTCTGATCATGACCGTGTGGTGGGAGATGTGGGAAAAGCCGGTGTGGCCATCGATTCGGTTTTGGATATGAAGATCCTCTTCGATCAAATCCCTCTCGACCAAATGTCTGTTTCCATGACTATGAATGGTGCCGTGATCCCAGTTCTTGCCTTCTACATTGTGGCGGCAGAAGAACAGGGTGTATCCAAAGACAAACTCTCCGGTACCATCCAAAATGATATTTTGAAAGAGTTTATGGTGCGTAACACTTACATTTACCCACCGAAACATTCCATGAAAATCATTGCCGATATCTTTGGTTATACTTCCAAGTACATGCCTAAGTTTAATTCGATATCCATTTCGGGTTACCATATGCAAGAAGCAGGTGCCACTGCGGACTTGGAACTTGCCTACACACTCGCCGATGGATGGGAGTACATCAAAACAGGAATTGCTTCTGGACTTTCTGTAGATGAATTTGCTCCTCGCCTCTCTTTTTTCTGGGCAATTGGAATGAACCATTTTATGGAGATTGCCAAGATGCGTGCGGGAAGGCTTCTTTGGGCAAAGATTGTGAACCAGTTCCAACCCAAATCGACTAAGTCTTTGGCTCTACGGACACACTGCCAAACATCGGGTTGGTCTCTCACCGAACAAGATCCTTTCAACAACGTAGGAAGGACTTGTATCGAAGCGATGGCGGCAGCTCTTGGGCACACACAATCCTTACATACAAACGCACTAGATGAAGCCATTGCCCTCCCTACCGACTTCTCGGCAAGGATTGCACGAAATACACAAATTTATCTCCAAGAAGAAACCAATATCCACCGAGTCATCGACCCTTGGGGTGGTTCCTTCTATGTAGAAAAACTCACAAACGATTTAGTCCACAAAGCTTGGGCCCTGATTACCGAAGTACAAAAGTTAGGTGGAATGGCGGAAGCGATTGAAACTGGAATTCCTAAGATGCGTATTGAAGAAGCATCTGCAAGAAAACAAGCCCGTATCGATTCTGGAAAAGATGTGATCGTGGGTGTGAACCGGTTCCGCTTGGATAAGGAAGCCCCTCTTGATATTTTAGACATTGACAATACTGCCGTTCGGATTGCCCAAATCAAACGTTTGGAACAAATGAAAAAAGATCGAGATAACACAGCCGTAGAAGCTGCGTTAAACGCTATCACCAAATGTGCAGAAACAGGGAATGGAAATCTCCTCGAACTTGCAGTGGATGCTGCCAGAAAAAGAGCTTCTCTTGGTGAAATTTCTTATGCAATGGAAAAAGTATTTGGGAGGTACAAAGCTGTGATTCGTTCCATCTCTGGAGTGTATTCCTCTGAAATTTCCGAAGACAAAGGGTATATCGAAGCAAGGTCCCTCGCCGATGAATTTGCAAAACTAGAAGGACGCCGCCCAAGAATCATGGTGGCCAAAATGGGCCAAGACGGACATGACCGTGGCGCCAAGGTGATCTCCACCAGTTTTGCTGATATGGGCTTTGACGTTGATATCGGGCCTTTGTTCCAAACACCGGCTGAAGTCGCCAAACAAGTAGTAGAAAATGACTGTCATATCTTGGGTGTGTCCTCTCTTGCTGCTGGTCACAAAACCCTTGTTCCACAAGTGATTGAGGAATTAAAAAAACTGGGTGCAGAAGATGTACTCGTGGTTGTGGGTGGGGTGATCCCTGCACAAGATTACGACTTCCTCTACAAATCAGGAGCAACTGCTATTTTTGGACCGGGAACTGTGATCTCAGAAGCTGCCAAACAAATTCTGAACATACTCCTTGGCGAAAGAAGAGCCGCCTAA
- a CDS encoding methylmalonyl-CoA mutase family protein: MNEFLFSDFPEVSTEDWKNQILKDLKGNPWDKVTWETEEGFKIEPFYRKEDISDLPRVYKRTNGWNVTETITSESELTDLSKKGADAVILISQGENGKLPGLKIGSSNDLERLVGLTGNLPLVVSLEEKTPTFSDSLKKFTSSHNTVFSDFDPYGSALKNGELGTEENSIGKTFASLAGTKGFSGVGIHSYYLRDAGASIGQELAYSLSWGVDYLNRHLDAGVKIEDAAANVWFWMGIGSDYFTEIAKFRAFRILWTEILNAYQVGLGESLPALIVARTSNFQFTAYDPYVNMLRGTTTAMSAVMGGADFVTVLPFDSEYSAQQELGKRIARNSQLLLRYESFLDKVEDPAAGSYYLEVLTKKLSESAWAKFQDLEKDGGFGEALKKGTIQKEISTRANQKRNALANKKEILLGTNQYPLASERHPELKSSLEVTKENINTKGQTSYLRLLPVRLSYEFDKWRNLTDNHVASGKKLPKVFLLTIGDLTMRKARAGFSSNFLGCLGYEIIDNLGFSSVKEGVTKAKEEGCEIVVLCSSDEEYATYLPEFAAEMKSQLTNSWKLLAGYPKDLITQAESLGIDDFIHMKRNIVEFMEKAQTKWIGK; the protein is encoded by the coding sequence TTGAACGAATTTCTATTTTCAGACTTCCCTGAAGTTTCTACTGAGGATTGGAAAAACCAAATCCTAAAAGATTTAAAAGGTAACCCTTGGGACAAGGTCACTTGGGAAACAGAAGAAGGTTTCAAAATCGAACCCTTTTATCGCAAAGAAGATATCTCAGACCTCCCTCGAGTATACAAACGAACCAATGGTTGGAATGTCACAGAAACCATAACCTCCGAATCCGAACTGACTGATCTTTCCAAAAAAGGAGCCGATGCCGTGATTCTTATCTCCCAAGGGGAGAATGGGAAATTGCCTGGCTTAAAGATTGGATCTTCTAATGACCTAGAACGATTGGTTGGCCTTACTGGGAATCTTCCCTTGGTTGTATCTCTAGAAGAAAAAACACCAACCTTCTCCGACTCATTAAAGAAATTTACTTCTTCGCATAACACTGTATTCAGTGACTTTGACCCATATGGATCCGCATTAAAAAACGGAGAACTAGGAACCGAAGAAAACTCAATAGGTAAAACATTCGCTTCGCTTGCGGGAACCAAAGGGTTTTCCGGAGTGGGAATTCATAGTTATTATTTGAGAGATGCAGGTGCATCCATTGGCCAAGAATTAGCTTATTCTCTCTCTTGGGGTGTGGATTATTTAAACCGTCATCTTGATGCAGGTGTGAAAATTGAAGATGCGGCAGCCAATGTTTGGTTTTGGATGGGAATTGGTTCTGATTATTTCACAGAAATCGCAAAATTCCGTGCATTCCGCATCCTTTGGACAGAAATCTTAAATGCTTACCAAGTCGGACTTGGGGAATCCCTTCCTGCACTGATTGTCGCAAGAACCTCCAATTTTCAATTCACGGCATATGATCCTTATGTCAATATGTTACGTGGAACCACTACTGCCATGTCGGCGGTAATGGGTGGGGCAGACTTTGTTACTGTATTACCATTTGATTCCGAATACTCCGCACAACAAGAGTTAGGCAAAAGAATTGCAAGGAATTCACAACTTCTACTTCGTTATGAATCCTTCCTCGACAAGGTAGAAGACCCTGCAGCAGGTTCTTATTACTTAGAAGTGCTTACAAAAAAACTATCTGAATCGGCTTGGGCCAAATTCCAGGATTTGGAGAAAGATGGTGGGTTTGGAGAAGCACTCAAAAAAGGAACCATCCAAAAGGAAATTTCTACAAGAGCCAATCAAAAAAGAAATGCCCTTGCCAACAAAAAAGAAATTTTACTGGGAACCAACCAGTATCCCCTCGCCTCAGAAAGACATCCAGAATTAAAAAGTTCTTTAGAAGTTACGAAAGAAAATATCAATACCAAAGGACAAACCAGTTACTTGCGTCTTTTGCCGGTTCGTCTTTCCTATGAATTTGATAAGTGGAGAAATCTCACAGATAATCATGTGGCTTCTGGCAAAAAACTTCCCAAAGTATTTTTACTTACGATTGGGGATCTGACCATGCGAAAAGCTCGTGCTGGTTTTAGCTCCAATTTCCTCGGTTGCCTTGGATATGAAATCATAGACAACTTAGGATTTTCTTCTGTAAAAGAAGGGGTCACAAAGGCAAAAGAAGAGGGATGCGAAATCGTTGTCCTTTGTTCGTCTGACGAAGAATATGCGACCTACCTTCCTGAATTTGCCGCGGAGATGAAATCCCAACTCACCAATTCTTGGAAACTTCTGGCAGGATACCCAAAAGATCTCATCACCCAAGCAGAATCACTCGGAATCGACGACTTCATCCATATGAAACGAAACATCGTGGAATTTATGGAAAAAGCCCAAACCAAATGGATCGGGAAATAA
- a CDS encoding lysoplasmalogenase — translation MAKEIVLFVLYSIVHLLAIATITKQDVFYLPSKIIPILILIVALFRYFPSLGKRGKLVAVGLVFSLFGDSFLALPKEGFFVFGLGSFLIAQLIYSYAFTLDSKIKPILAIPFLLFGSSFFLVLVPKLGALLIPVGVYISAICLMGWRAAARNSVSKPFYLGLLGALVFILSDSIIAYSMFLKPEMDRFTASMGIMVTYYIAQVLIYSATKAEELDVQSVKNT, via the coding sequence ATGGCTAAAGAAATTGTTTTGTTTGTTCTCTATTCTATTGTGCATCTGCTTGCGATCGCTACGATCACAAAACAGGATGTTTTTTATCTCCCTTCGAAAATCATTCCCATCCTGATTCTCATTGTAGCACTCTTCCGTTACTTCCCTAGTTTGGGGAAACGTGGGAAATTGGTGGCTGTAGGACTTGTGTTTTCTCTTTTTGGAGATAGTTTCCTTGCTCTTCCCAAAGAAGGTTTTTTTGTATTTGGCCTTGGTTCCTTTCTCATCGCTCAGTTGATTTATTCCTATGCCTTCACTTTGGATTCGAAAATCAAACCTATCCTAGCCATTCCCTTTTTACTATTTGGTTCCTCCTTCTTTCTTGTTCTTGTGCCAAAACTAGGTGCTCTTCTCATTCCAGTAGGGGTTTATATTTCAGCGATTTGTCTTATGGGATGGCGAGCAGCTGCTAGGAATTCAGTTTCCAAACCATTTTATTTAGGCCTTTTGGGTGCCTTGGTTTTTATCCTTTCTGACTCCATCATTGCCTATTCGATGTTTCTAAAACCAGAAATGGACAGATTCACTGCATCAATGGGAATTATGGTAACGTATTATATCGCTCAGGTCCTCATCTACTCAGCCACAAAGGCGGAAGAGTTGGATGTACAATCAGTGAAAAATACTTGA
- a CDS encoding ferritin-like domain-containing protein, with product MKSLKKTSFIEAVAAAIEHEVQCFNFYLKLSESLPEGQIRELFSQLALDGDEHIKFIKEIYKSAEGKELPNLKQLSEIEKFHSSTIQKVMDRLDRNKNEEVKADERKAIELAIREGEDARNFYATIRNKFQDPKINLLFQKLANFNESNNSLLEAQAMAMEQSTPADQVFYWEDEELMEQVNRSAKAASKPKVSKPSPKPQTAKTKPSAKKTSKPAAKPANKKSVKKAAKKAVKKVVKKAVTKSKPAKKKGKKK from the coding sequence ATGAAATCACTAAAAAAAACATCCTTTATTGAAGCAGTTGCAGCTGCGATTGAACATGAGGTTCAATGTTTCAATTTTTATCTAAAACTTTCAGAAAGTTTACCAGAAGGTCAAATTAGAGAATTGTTCAGCCAACTTGCGTTAGATGGTGATGAACATATTAAATTCATCAAAGAAATCTATAAAAGTGCGGAAGGGAAAGAACTTCCCAACTTAAAACAACTTTCTGAAATTGAGAAGTTTCATTCCTCCACCATCCAGAAGGTAATGGACAGGCTTGATCGAAACAAAAACGAAGAAGTCAAAGCAGACGAAAGAAAAGCGATCGAACTTGCCATTAGAGAAGGGGAAGATGCGCGTAATTTTTACGCTACCATTCGGAACAAATTCCAAGATCCAAAAATCAATCTGTTATTTCAAAAATTAGCAAATTTTAATGAATCCAACAATTCATTGTTAGAAGCCCAAGCAATGGCTATGGAACAGTCGACACCTGCTGACCAAGTTTTCTATTGGGAAGATGAGGAACTGATGGAGCAGGTGAATCGTTCTGCAAAAGCTGCTTCTAAACCAAAAGTCTCGAAACCATCACCAAAACCACAAACCGCAAAAACAAAACCATCTGCTAAAAAAACTTCTAAACCAGCTGCAAAACCAGCAAACAAGAAGTCGGTGAAAAAAGCCGCTAAAAAGGCAGTGAAAAAAGTTGTAAAGAAAGCGGTGACAAAATCAAAACCTGCAAAAAAGAAAGGTAAGAAAAAATAG
- a CDS encoding DUF2505 family protein: MKYQVTHSFPVPLEKLLHAREERYKHLDQFPDLKNVTLLEETKEGNIIRQKRKVSLEGSMPAVLSAALNDLSLLEESTFDITTNTHEFKIAPPGKDNVFVIKGKSKYEADGAESKRSYDVDVVSSLLFVSPIVEKAIEEIHKHSLEKDRKSIAKFLGVES; this comes from the coding sequence GTGAAATACCAAGTTACCCATTCATTTCCCGTTCCCCTTGAAAAACTTCTTCATGCGAGAGAGGAAAGATACAAACATTTGGATCAGTTTCCTGATTTGAAAAATGTAACTCTACTAGAAGAAACGAAAGAGGGGAATATCATTCGTCAAAAACGAAAGGTAAGTTTGGAAGGATCTATGCCTGCCGTACTTTCGGCAGCCCTCAATGACCTTTCGCTTTTAGAAGAATCCACTTTTGACATTACAACCAACACTCACGAGTTCAAAATTGCGCCTCCAGGGAAAGACAATGTGTTCGTGATCAAAGGGAAAAGTAAATACGAAGCGGATGGGGCGGAGTCCAAACGTTCGTATGATGTGGATGTGGTTTCCAGTCTTCTATTTGTCTCTCCGATTGTGGAAAAAGCAATTGAAGAAATTCACAAACATAGTTTAGAAAAAGACAGAAAATCCATCGCCAAATTTTTGGGGGTTGAATCCTAA
- a CDS encoding DMT family transporter, giving the protein MGNVTLFAKLLPFPAVTIISGRALFSVLILGLFFWLRGKSVSYRSFKDFLSVFGIGILFALHWVTYFHSIQVSTVAVGMLSLFTYPVFSAILEPLFGGKRPDPFAFFIACFSFFGLFLIVPDLSWDNQMFQGVVWGVVSAVLYAIRNLLTKEMHVHYPSSQILFTQLIATSLVLLPFADGLFVMLAEPKYLVFQVVLAGVFTSLAHTIWIRSLSNLSVTTAGTLSTLSPIYGSLAAWYFLGEVPPNRLWLGGGVILFCAILEVFRKQAESGKKEEEKLI; this is encoded by the coding sequence ATGGGGAACGTCACTTTGTTTGCCAAACTCCTTCCATTCCCTGCAGTCACGATCATCTCCGGTAGAGCCCTTTTTTCTGTTCTTATCCTTGGTTTGTTTTTTTGGCTTCGTGGTAAGTCCGTCTCTTACCGGAGTTTTAAGGACTTTTTATCGGTTTTTGGAATCGGAATTCTTTTTGCACTGCATTGGGTGACCTATTTTCATTCCATCCAGGTTTCCACTGTGGCTGTGGGGATGTTGTCACTTTTCACCTATCCCGTGTTTTCTGCTATTTTAGAACCATTGTTTGGTGGAAAACGCCCCGACCCCTTTGCCTTCTTCATCGCTTGTTTCTCTTTTTTTGGACTTTTTTTAATTGTACCTGATCTATCTTGGGACAACCAAATGTTCCAAGGAGTTGTTTGGGGAGTGGTTTCGGCAGTCCTTTATGCCATTCGCAATTTGCTCACAAAAGAAATGCATGTGCACTATCCAAGTTCCCAGATTCTTTTTACCCAACTGATTGCCACAAGCCTTGTCCTGCTTCCTTTTGCTGATGGTCTTTTTGTGATGCTCGCGGAACCCAAATACCTTGTATTCCAAGTGGTTCTTGCAGGAGTCTTCACTTCCCTGGCTCATACCATTTGGATTCGTAGTTTGTCCAATTTGTCTGTCACAACCGCAGGGACTTTGTCTACGCTAAGCCCCATTTACGGAAGTTTGGCGGCCTGGTATTTTTTAGGGGAGGTCCCTCCCAATAGGCTTTGGTTAGGTGGTGGTGTGATTCTTTTTTGTGCGATTTTAGAAGTGTTTCGAAAACAAGCGGAGAGTGGGAAAAAAGAAGAGGAGAAATTGATTTAA
- a CDS encoding RNA polymerase sigma factor, protein MKTSSEEELNLIERARTGDRRALESLLSKVQSWIYNVIRRILLNPQEAEDHTQEVLLKIATNLAAYDPTRASFKTWAYRISVNHALNGKRGRLEEITTGFSDYANELEKMPNLEIPANELFSPENLVLIEEAKASCTLGMLLCLDREQRTALILADLMGLSDRESSELLDISNEAFRKRLSRARKDLYTFMDDKCGLINEKNPCRCSKKMKSFQNNGWIDPTNPRFSMPLVRRLKEQVKELHCEYEDFKRLEYQEIFRDHPFFETPPQILEELLEKYSPKI, encoded by the coding sequence ATGAAAACAAGTAGTGAAGAAGAACTAAACCTCATCGAAAGGGCACGGACGGGAGACCGCCGTGCTTTGGAATCTTTACTTTCCAAAGTCCAATCTTGGATTTATAATGTCATTCGTCGTATTTTGTTAAATCCACAAGAAGCAGAAGATCATACCCAAGAAGTGCTACTGAAAATTGCAACGAACCTTGCTGCATACGATCCAACACGAGCCAGCTTTAAAACGTGGGCTTATCGGATTTCCGTAAATCACGCGTTAAATGGGAAAAGAGGACGTTTAGAAGAAATAACAACTGGTTTTTCTGATTATGCAAATGAATTAGAAAAAATGCCAAATTTAGAAATTCCGGCAAACGAACTATTTAGTCCAGAAAACTTAGTTTTAATAGAAGAAGCAAAGGCTTCTTGCACTTTGGGGATGTTACTTTGTTTGGACCGAGAACAACGGACCGCACTCATTCTTGCCGACTTAATGGGACTAAGTGATCGTGAAAGTTCGGAATTATTAGATATTTCGAATGAAGCTTTTCGCAAACGTTTGAGTCGAGCCAGAAAAGATCTCTATACATTTATGGATGATAAATGTGGACTCATAAATGAAAAAAATCCCTGTCGTTGTTCCAAAAAAATGAAAAGTTTTCAAAACAATGGTTGGATCGATCCGACGAATCCTCGTTTTTCTATGCCACTCGTTCGCCGCCTAAAAGAACAGGTGAAAGAACTACATTGCGAATACGAAGATTTCAAAAGACTTGAATACCAAGAAATATTTCGAGACCATCCTTTTTTTGAAACACCTCCCCAAATTTTGGAAGAGTTATTGGAAAAATACAGTCCAAAAATATAA
- a CDS encoding antibiotic biosynthesis monooxygenase family protein, producing MLESLKNQGQDLLTLESLPQSTAIEIAIIECAAEDTEKYHQMRKQMLPLLQNQPGFLAWRAFRSKTREGILLDLLYWENVEDCHKAGETLQNSETGKEFFALMKQTLVFEMFERQSL from the coding sequence ATGTTAGAAAGTTTAAAAAACCAAGGCCAAGACTTACTGACCTTAGAAAGTTTACCACAATCAACGGCAATCGAAATCGCCATCATTGAATGTGCAGCTGAGGATACAGAAAAATATCACCAGATGCGGAAACAAATGTTACCACTTTTGCAAAACCAACCGGGTTTTTTGGCATGGCGAGCGTTCCGGTCCAAAACCAGAGAAGGAATTCTTTTGGATCTTTTGTACTGGGAGAATGTAGAAGATTGCCATAAGGCAGGTGAGACACTTCAGAACTCAGAAACAGGAAAAGAATTTTTCGCCTTGATGAAACAGACTTTGGTCTTTGAAATGTTTGAACGGCAATCACTCTAA
- a CDS encoding DUF302 domain-containing protein encodes MLGLTVHRKKNFEDTITDTTEALKKEGFGVLTTIDVKNTLKEKIGVDFKRYTILGACNPGFAHKALQTADEIGLLLPCNVVVTEEKNGETKVSIFDPMTMTKLVQNPELEKIAREVQEKLIQVIHHLHE; translated from the coding sequence ATGTTAGGACTCACCGTTCACAGAAAAAAAAATTTTGAAGATACCATCACAGATACAACCGAAGCCCTAAAAAAAGAAGGTTTCGGAGTTCTTACCACTATCGATGTCAAAAACACTCTCAAAGAAAAAATCGGCGTAGATTTCAAACGTTACACCATCCTTGGAGCATGTAACCCTGGTTTTGCGCACAAAGCCCTCCAAACCGCTGATGAAATTGGACTTTTGTTGCCATGCAACGTAGTCGTCACTGAAGAAAAAAATGGTGAAACCAAAGTCTCCATCTTCGACCCTATGACCATGACCAAACTGGTCCAAAATCCTGAACTCGAAAAAATTGCAAGAGAAGTCCAAGAAAAACTAATCCAAGTCATCCACCACTTACATGAATGA